AACACTGCAACAGAAGATAAAAGacagaacaaaataaaagatacaatgtaaaacaaggttgttgttttttatctcTGTATGTTCTGAGTTTTGTAAAAAGGTATTGAAGAGTGAATGACAGTGAGGAATCCTGTAGGACTGAACAAGATTGAGAAGGAACTGATGTTAAAACAAACTCTTACTGTTGGAGGTTCAGGAAGTGAGCAGTCTGAAAATAAGacaaacattaattcattaattccaGAAGAAGTAATGAGAAACACGTTGATCTTCTAGATGAGTCGTCAGTGAGAGATGATGAAGATCAAGAATCACCTCTTGCTCCATTCTGCTTGAGTTCTCCAGTTATGTGGAAGACCAGAGTCTCCATCTCTGTCGGCAGGGAAGGTAAAGCCTGAAACAGCCTCTGAAATCTGAGAAAGAACCACAGAATTATAGCAGATCTCAGCACAAGCGACACCAGACACTCAATATCACGTACCACATACACTTACATCAGTATGTAGGAGCTGCACGGAATAATGGTCTGTGGAAACACAAACGAGCATCAGTGCCATCATCACATACTTGATTCATCAGACTCACTTCTTTGACCACTGTGCATTTACTTTACATTCTCATTTAAGACAATCCACATGCAAAAGCAAAACACTGGTGCATCTGATTAGGGTTTGATGGAGAGCCATTGAGAACAACTGTGTAAATGTTACCATCTGTGAGATTAAGAGCAGGTTTTGGAGAACATCAGGAAGTCCTCGTTCCACAGGAGACACAAGCAGATGATCAAACACTCTATTGATGATGACTTCCTTCTCTGGAAGACCAGGCAGATTATCAGCCATCAGTCCAGCCACCTGCTTTGGAGTGAGATTGTCCAGGGTCTCCAACTAAAGACACACAGAAGAGCAAGAGAATATCAGTGAAGGGTAAAGTGTTGTTGGTGTTATTTGTGTCAATCTTCTTTGATGAAATCACATGTGAAGATGTGAAGACGTACGGGATTAAAGAGTCCGTTGATGGAGAGCAGATCTCTGAGAGACACGAACTGAGAGAACGAGCCAAAGTTCTTCTGCAGCCACTCAGCGCTGTTGTTAGCAGTCGACACACAGCCCGCATCtgacacacagcacacacagtAAAATCACCTTCATGAACTCCAGAACCTCCACATGAAGCCTGAAACATCAGTGAACCTCCACCTCACCTGTTGCGTTTCTTCTGAGGAAGGCCAGGATGAAGAAGTCCGCCATGTTTCTTCCTTGGGTCTCATTGACAAGTGTGACCTCTGACAGgctgagaaatgtttgagaatAAAGTTAAACAAGCATCTTAACAGCTCCTGATAGTCCTGAGCTATTGTTGAGGAAATGCTTCTCTTACATGTGCTGGTAAGTTTGGCAGTTGAGGTTTTGCTGCTAGTGCACTGCAGTAGGGATGGTGATGCGAACGGTAAAACGGCTTCAGATATTGACCCAACAACATGCTGATGAAAGTGACGTCACTCCATTGGTCAGGACTGATGCGCTCCAGTCTCAGCTCTCCAATCACATCCAGCACTTGGGACACGACAtcacctctgattggctgagactGATGATGTAATGAGGAGCAATTACTGTCATATTCCCAGTCAATCTTCCAGTGAACACTAGAGGAGTGATGTGCAAGACCTATTTACCATATTTGCCGCTGTGCTGGAGAAGATGACGAGGGCTCCGTCCAGAACATCATTTGCTTTGGTGAAAAGGAGTTTCCAGATCTCCTTGGAGTAACTTCTTCTGCTGGATAGTTGACACTTCAGGAGCCCAGCCAGGCTTTCAGGAGTGAAGCTTGTGATCTACAAACACAGAAGATCTCGTCAGTGGACATCGACGTTCAGGAAACATTATGGTGATTCCAGAAACTGCTGCACATTTGGAGGGATGTAGATTCGTAGATGATCATCAGCATCAGCTCATTTGAACTGAGTTTGCTGTTCGTGGTCTTCTTACCGAAGAGCAAGCGTACTGCTGCAGGTCCACACTACAGGGGGCGCTCACGAGTCCAGCGGACAGGAGAGTCTCGTTACTGTGGAAGACATCAGAATTTCATGAGCACTTCCTGTCTGACAGATGATGTCACAGTGTCAAAGTGGAGAAAAGAGTGTTTTTGCTCGTACCTGTTGACTCCTGAACAAACTCTGGTAGCTGTTAAATCCATCAGAAAACATTGATTAGTGCCACTGGATCTCATTTATAACAATACAACACcagttaatataaatgttacaagcaaaaatgttgagagaaaataatagAAGTAGAAACTTGACAAACAAAACTTGCTCCGAGCAAATCTTGTTTTGATTCTCTCAATTCCTTTCCCAAAATCTACTAGTCTTGTAAACTACTGGGATTTAACTTTTAGTAATATAGAAAGGATAATAAATGGATTTGATAACATGTTCAAGATATTTATCGGTTTCAGTTTACTTGTCCAACAGGCTACTTGCGATTAGCATTGTTTTGATTGAAAACCGAAGGTGTGAGGGCACTAGAGGTCACGTTAACCGAAAATTGTCCATCATTTACGGAATTTGTTTGGCAGTGACGGAAAAATCTGAAGGCCGTCCATCACTTTGACAGATTACACTTAGGGTGATCTACTCTAATTTGTAACTGTAATTACCCccctgtccagttggtggcgagTGCATCCAGTGTGGCAGCAGAGCGGGATCATCAGCCTCCAGAACAAAAATGAGACTGTCACGAGTCTTTTGCTATGCGTTTGTTTACGCACAGGCGAGCACCCACTAGTAGTAAAGTGAAAGCACTTTGCGCTGACACTTTGCTTGGTCTGAGATGGCTGCAGCGATCTATCATGCCACATTGAAGAACGCCAAAGCGGTTTTCGTTGAttgaatttcctaataaaatggccataattgcaattctgagactttgtttcgtATCAAAATAACAATGCTTAAAGCTTAGCCTAATACAGTACGCTCAATAGAGACGAAATCTCCGAAACTTTGGCCTCAGTGCTTATGGATGTTGGCTAATGCAAGGATTCAGGTTCAGTTTATCACAGCATTCATTCAGACTCCGTTACACAGGCTGATTGGTTCAACATCCCAAACAGGTGTAATGTAGAAATGCACTTACCATTCACAGGTGTGATCAAACACTGCAACAGAAGATAAAAGacagaacaaaataaaagatacaatgtaaaacaaggttgttgttttttatctcTGTATGTTCTGAGTTTTGTAAAAAGGTATTGAAGAGTGAATGACAGTGAGGAATCCTGTAGGACTGAACAAGATTGAGAAGGAACTGATGTTAAAACAAACTCTTACTGTTGGAGGTTCAGGAAGTGAGCAGTCTGAAAATAAGacaaacattaattcattaattccaGAAGAAGTAATGAGAAACACGTTGATCTTCTAGATGAGTCGTCAGTGAGAGATGATGAAGATCAAGAATCACCTCTTGCTCCATTCTGCTTGAGTTCTCCAGTTATGTGGAAGACCAGAGTCTCCATCTCTGTCGGCAGGGAAGGTAAAGCCTGAAACAGCCTCTGAAATCTGAGAAAGAACCACAGAATTATAGCAGATCTCAGCACAAGCGACACCAGACACTCAATATCACGTACCACATACACTTACATCAGTATGTAGGAGCTGCACGGAATAATGGTCTGTGGAAACACAAACGAGCATCAGTGCCATCATCACATACTTGATTCATCAGACTCACTTCTTTGACCACTGTGCATTTACTTTACATTCTCATTTAAGACAATCCACATGCAAAAGCAAAACACTGGTGCATCTGATTAGGGTTTGATGGAGAGCCATTGAGAACAACTGTGTAAATGTTACCATCTGTGAGATTAAGAGCAGGTTTTGGAGAACATCAGGAAGTCCTCGTTCCACAGGAGACACAAGCAGATGATCAAACACTCTATTGATGATGACTTCCTTCTCTGGAAGACCAGGCAGATTATCAGCCATCAGTCCAGCCACCTGCTTTGGAGTGAGATTGTCCAGGGTCTCCAACTAAAGACACACAGAAGAGCAAGAGAATATCAGTGAAGGGTAAAGTGTTGTTGGTGTTATTTTGTCAATCTTCTTTGATGAAATCACATGTGAAGATGTGAAGACGCACGGGATTAAAGAGTCCGTTGATGGAGAGCAGATCTCTGAGAGACACGAACTGAGAGAACGAGCCAAAGTTCTTCTGCAGCCACTCAGCGCTGTTGTTAGCAGTCGACACACAGCCCGCATCtgacacacagcacacacagtAAAATCACCTTCATGAACTCCAGAACCTCCACATGAAGCCTGAAACATCAGTGAACCTCCACCTCACCTGTTGCGTTTCTTCTGAGGAAGGCCAGGATGAAGAAGTCCGCCATGTTTCTTCCTTGGGTCTCATTGACAAGTGTGACCTCTGACAGgctgagaaatgtttgagaatAAAGTTAAACAAGCATCTTAACAGCTCCTGATAGTCCTGAGCTATTGTTGAGGAAATGCTTCTCTTACATGTGCTGGTAAGTTTGGCAGTTGAGGTTTTGCTGCTAGTGCACTGCAGTAGGGATGGTGATGCGAACGGTAAAAACGGCTTCAGATATTGACCCAACAACATGCTGATGAAAGTGACGTCACTCCATTGGTCAGGACTGATGCGCTCCAGTCTCAGCTCTCCAATCACATCCAGCACTTGGGACACGACAtcacctctgattggctgagactGATGATGTAATGAGGAGCAATTACTGTCATATTCCCAGTCAATCTTCCAGTGAACACTAGAGGAGTGATGTGCAAGACCTATTTACCATATTTGCCGCTGTGCTGGAGAAGATGACGAGGGCTCCGTCCAGAACATCATTTGCTTTGGTGAAAAGGAGTTTCCAGATCTCCTTGGAGTAACTTCTTCTGCTGGATAGTTGACACTTCAGGAGCCCAGCCAGGCTTTCAGGAGTGAAGCTTGTGATCTACAAACACAGAAGATCTCGTCAGTGGACATCGACGTTCAGGAAACATTATGGTGATTCCAGAAACTGCTGCACATTTGGAGGGATGTAGATTCGTAGATGATCATCAGCATCAGCTCATTTGAACTGAGTTTGCTGTTCGTGGTCTTCTTACCGAAGAGCAAGCGTACTGCTGCAGGTCCACACTACAGGGGGCGCTCACGAGTCCAGCGGACAGGAGAGTCTCGTTACTGTGGAAGACATCAGAATTTCATGAGCACTTCCTGTCTGACAGATGATGTCACAGTGTCAAAGTGGAGAAAAGAGTGTTTTTGCTCGTACCTGTTGACTCCTGAACAAACTCTGGTAGCTGTTAAATCCATCAGAAAACATTGATTAGTGCCACTGGATCTCATTTATAACAATACAACACcagttaatataaatgttacaagcaaaaatgttgagagaaaataatagAAGTAGAAACTTGACAAACAAAACTTGCTCCGAGCAAATCTTGTTTTGATTCTCTCCGAATTCCTTTCCCAAAATCTACTAGTCTTGTAAACTACTGGGATTTAACTTTTAGTAATATAGAAAGGATAATAAATGGATTTGATAACATGTTCAAGATATTTATCGGTTTCAGTTTACTTGTCCAACAGGCTACTTGCGATTAGCATTGTTTTGATTGAAAAACCGAAGGTGTGAGGGCACTAGAGGTCACGTTAACCGAAAATTGTCCATCATTTACGGAATTTGTTTGGCAGTGACGGAAAAATCTGAAGGTCCATCACTTTGACAGATTACACTTAGGGTGATCTACTCTAATTTGTAACTGTAATTACCCccctgtccagttggtggcgagTGCATCCAGTGTGGCAGCAGAGCGCGGGATCATCAGCCTCCAGAACAAAAATGAGACTGTCACGAGTCTTTTGCTATGCGTTTGTTTACGCACAGGCGAGCACCCACTAGTAGTAAAGTGAAAGCACTTTGCGCTGACACTTTGCTTGGTCTGAGATGGCTGCAGCGATCTATCATGCCACATTGAAGAACGCCAAAGCGGTTTTCGTTGAttgaatttcctaataaaatggccataattgcaattctgagactttgtttcgtATCAAAATAACAATGCTTAAAGCTTAGCCTAATACAGTACGCTCAATAGAGACGAAATCTCCGAAACTTTGGCCTCAGTGCTTATGGATGTTGGCTAATGCAAGGATTCAGGTTCAGTTTATCACAGCATTCATTCAGACTCCGTTACACAGGCTGATTGGTTCAACATCCCAAACAGGTGTAATGTAG
The genomic region above belongs to Onychostoma macrolepis isolate SWU-2019 chromosome 01, ASM1243209v1, whole genome shotgun sequence and contains:
- the LOC131535935 gene encoding uncharacterized protein LOC131535935, whose protein sequence is MDLTATRVCSGVNSNETLLSAGLVSAPCSVDLQQYACSSITSFTPESLAGLLKCQLSSRRSYSKEIWKLLFTKANDVLDGALVIFSSTAANMSQPIRGDVVSQVLDVIGELRLERISPDQWSDQQNLNCQTYQHILSEVTLVNETQGRNMADFFILAFLRRNATDAGCVSTANNSAEWLQKNFGSFSQFVSLRDLLSINGLFNPLETLDNLTPKQVAGLMADNLPGLPEKEVIINRVFDHLLVSPVERGLPDVLQNLLLISQMTIIPCSSYILIFQRLFQALPSLPTEMETLVFHITGELKQNGARDCSLPEPPTCLITPVNATRVCSGVNSNETLLSAGLVSAPCSVDLQQYACSSITSFTPESLAGLLKCQLSSRRSYSKEIWKLLFTKANDVLDGALVIFSSTAANMSQPIRGDVVSQVLDVIGELRLERISPDQWSDQQNLNCQTYQHILSEVTLVNETQGRNMADFFILAFLRRNATDAGCVSTANNSAEWLQKNFGSFSQFVSLRDLLSINGLFNPLETLDNLTPKQVAGLMADNLPGLPEKEVIINRVFDHLLVSPVERGLPDVLQNLLLISQMTIIPCSSYILIFQRLFQALPSLPTEMETLVFHITGELKQNGARDCSLPEPPTCLITPVNGKCISTLHLFGMLNQSACVTESE